Proteins encoded together in one Cicer arietinum cultivar CDC Frontier isolate Library 1 chromosome 4, Cicar.CDCFrontier_v2.0, whole genome shotgun sequence window:
- the LOC101511221 gene encoding uncharacterized protein C24B11.05, with product MDTHRIGGVKYECLLFDMDDTLYSLSLGINLACRKNIQEYMLEHLHIEESEVPKMCLDLYLEHGTTMAGLKALGYEFDNDEFHAYVHGRLPYEKLKPDSVLRNLLLSMPQRKIIFTNADHTHAVEVINRLGLEDCFKGIICFETLNPLKHINYMDELDDTHVLTLTESYPQILCKPSVEAFEAAIRIANMDPKKTIFFDDSVRNVASGKVAGFHTVIVGRSDLVPGADHALNSIHNIREALPEIWEVDEGNQQQMIQSLAVEATVLA from the exons ATGGATACTCACAGGATTGGTGGAGTCAAATACGAGTGTTTGCTTTTTG ATATGGATGACACTCTCTACTCATTGAGCTTAGGGATCAATTTGGCGTGTCGCAAGAACATACAAG AGTATATGTTGGAACATTTGCATATTGAAGAAAGTGAAGTACCAAAGATGTGCCTCGATTTGTATCTAGAACATGGGACAACTATGGCAGGATTGAAG GCCCTTGGTTATGAGTTTGACAATGATGAGTTTCATGCTTATGTGCATGGAAGATTACCGTATGAGAAACTGAAGCCAGATTCAGTGTTAAGGAACCTTCTGCTATCCATGCCTCAGCGTAAAATA ATATTCACCAATGCAGATCACACGCATGCTGTTGAAGTTATCAACAGATTGGGCTTGGAAGATTGTTTCAAGGGCATCATATGCTTCGAAACGCTTAATCCTCTcaaacatattaattatatggATGAACTGGATGATACTCATGTGCTCACGCTCACAGAATCCTACCCACAAATCCTTTGCAAACCATCTGTGGAAGCCTTTGAGGCTGCTATTAGAATCGCCAACATGGATCCAAAGAAAACA ATTTTCTTCGATGACAGTGTTAGAAATGTTGCAAGTGGAAAAGTAGCTGGATTTCACACTGTTATT GTCGGTCGTTCAGATTTAGTGCCCGGTGCTGATCATGCTCTGAACAGCATTCATAATATCCGAGAAGCATTACCTGAAATATGGGAGGTTGATGAAGGAAACCAACAGCAAATGATCCAATCCCTTGCAGTTGAAGCCACAGTCCTTGCATAG